A genome region from Arachis duranensis cultivar V14167 chromosome 8, aradu.V14167.gnm2.J7QH, whole genome shotgun sequence includes the following:
- the LOC107462691 gene encoding uncharacterized protein LOC107462691 has protein sequence MVYRYPIPVFGGFVQYQTKYVTDEASMQEMFSMYFESRGQISVIELYVEFEQSEADRNIEGEEYDNDSEEEFESNYEAVAPEGEEDQGDGVVAPNVGDVANALANEDPFEEPSFMRVLDLEAMHAPEFPEYMSDEIPMVADGEFAIGMEFSSREAVMMAVKDYTIRRSVDYRVYESKPLTFYAKCTQYGSGCDWLIRVSMISRKYCWVIRRYNGSYTCTRATISQDHSKLDSNTIVEAIKPLVEADPSIKVKSVIAEVQSKFNYTISYRKAWLAKQKAVEKIFGGWKASYEALPIWFQAMCNKEPSAIVHFETMSAYQGDEEVTDIQVLHRVFWSYYPCIRGFRHCKPVVQVDGTHLYGKYKGCLLVAVSQDGNNNIVPIAFAIAFAIVEGETSDAWHFFLSNLRQHVVTRDGVGLISDRHESINAAIARSNGAWSPPRAFHMFCIRHIESNFLRKFKAPYLQKLVVNIGYSRTVREYEQCYQRLREWGKAYTNWLNRIPREQYALAYDGGYRWGHMTTNLVECINSVLKGARNLPITALVKATFYRLNELFTRKRAEAESRITAGHVFSEVVTSKLNANQLACSNIQVNCYFDRMNEVFEVREMPGGTEYAVDLRQQRCDCGEFQVDQIPCRHVFACCANQRLDWRVYVHEVYKMDQVRRVYRARFRPLGNPTTWLCTAALDLSRIRT, from the exons ATGGTATATAGATATCCCATACCGGTATTTGGTGGTTTCGTGCAGTATCAAACCAAGTATGTAACCGACGAAGCGAGTATGCAGgagatgttttcaatgtatTTTGAAAGTCGCGGTCAGATATCGGTGATAGAGTTGTACGTCGAATTCGAACAATCTGAAGCGGACCGAAATATTGAAGGGGAAGAATACGATAATGACAGTGAGGAAGAGTTTGAAAGCAATTACGAAGCTGTTGCTccagaaggagaagaagatcaAGGTGACGGGGTGGTGGCTCCAAATGTGGGAGACGTTGCAAATGCACTTGCAAACGAAGATCCCTTTGAGGAGCCGTCCTTCATGCGGGTTCTGGACTTGGAAGCCATGCATGCGCCGGAGTTTCCGGAATATATGAGTGACG AAATTCCTATGGTCGCAGATGGTGAATTTGCAATCGGAATGGAATTCAGTTCTAGGGAAGCTGTTATGATGGCGGTGAAAGATTATACCATCCGAAGAAGCGTAGACTACCGTGTGTATGAGTCGAAGCCGTTGACCTTCTATGCGAAGTGTACACAGTATGGATCAGGGTGTGATTGGCTTATCAGGGTTAGCATGATCAGCAGAAAGTATTGTTGGGTTATAAGGAGGTACAACGGTTCTTACACTTGTACTAGAGCCACTATTTCTCAGGATCATTCGAAGCTGGATTCGAACACAATTGTGGAAGCAATAAAGCCGTTGGTTGAGGCTGACCCGTCGATAAAGGTGAAATCAGTTATTGCGGAAGTGCAGTCGAAGTTCAATTACACCATCAGCTATCGGAAAGCATGGTTGGCGAAGCAAAAAGCAGTGGAAAAAATATTTGGCGGTTGGAAAGCATCATATGAAGCTTTGCCTATATGGTTTCAGGCCATGTGTAACAAGGAGCCATCAGCAATCGTCCATTTCGAGACTATGTCTGCATATCAAGGTGATGAGGAAGTAACTGATATCCAGGTATTGCACAGAGTCTTCTGGAGTTATTACCCCTGCATTAGAGGGTTCAGACACTGCAAGCCAGTTGTCCAGGTTGATGGGACTCACTTGTACGGAAAGTATAAGGGTTGTTTGTTGGTCGCAGTTTCACAGGATGGTAACAATAATATCGTCCCTATTGCGTTTGCAATTGCATTTGCTATTGTGGAGGGAGAGACTTCTGATGCGTGGCACTTTTTCCTTAGTAACCTGCGACAACATGTTGTGACTCGGGATGGTGTGGGACTGATTTCTGACAGGCACGAATCCATCAATGCAGCTATTGCCCGGAGCAACGGAGCTTGGTCGCCCCCGAGAGCATTCCACATGTTTTGCATCAGGCATATAGAGTCGAACTTCTTGAGAAAGTTCAAGGCACCGTACCTGCAAAAACTTGTGGTCAATATAG GTTATTCGAGGACGGTGCGCGAGTACGAACAGTGCTACCAGCGTTTACGTGAATGGGGCAAGGCATATACGAACTGGCTTAACCGAATCCCACGCGAACAGTACGCGTTGGCGTATGACGGTGGCTACCGCTGGGGTCACATGACGACAAACCTAGTGGAATGCATCAACTCAGTGTTGAAGGGGGCACGCAATCTTCCTATAACTGCACTTGTCAAAGCCACATTCTACAGGCTTAACGAGTTGTTCACTAGAAAAAGAGCCGAGGCGGAGTCGCGGATAACAGCTGGACATGTTTTTTCTGAGGTTGTCACGTCGAAATTGAATGCAAATCAACTTGCATGTTCAAACATCCAGGTTAATTGCTACTTCGACAGGATGAATGAGGTCTTTGAGGTTCGTGAGATGCCAGGTGGAACTGAGTATGCCGTCGACCTCCGTCAACAACGATGTGACTGTGGTGAGTTCCAGGTGGATCAGATTCCCTGTCGACATGTTTTTGCATGTTGTGCGAATCAGCGACTGGATTGGCGAGTGTATGTCCACGAAGTTTACAAGATGGACCAAGTTCGGAGGGTTTACCGAGCTAGGTTTCGGCCACTGGGGAATCCCACAACGTGGCTGTGTACAGCGGCCCTCGATTTGTCCCGAATCCGAACCTGA
- the LOC107462851 gene encoding putative disease resistance protein RGA4, which produces MDAFAGKIIEGIASLAVEEFRFIWNLKADQERMKRITTSIKAVLLDAEAKATNNQISNWLEELKDVLYDADDLLDDFSTEALRSKTIKEMKTLFSWKNKMAYAHKMGRKMKEIRKRLDDIANDRHVLQLRDCSIEPPVSYRGRRQTYSFVGEDEVFGRQKEKLLIKSYLLGNNSVTSNLSVIPIVGIGGLGKTTLAQLVCNDKAVRNYFELIMWVCVSDEFDIRRIAQKMIGHNNKDCEVEEVQQELRKKIERKKYLLVLDDVWSEDRELWLQLNSLLMEGEKGSMVIVTTRNQKVAKIMGTEPPLFLKGMDVETSWKLFCRVAFDREKEPNDLELVAIGRDIVKKCSGVPLAIRTIGSLLYSRNLGRSDWIYFRDVEFSKIDPQKDEIFAILKLSYDHLPSPLKNCFSYCSLFPKGFMFEKNTLIQLWVAEGFIRTTDDIRSAEDIGHEYFMNLLSMSLFEAVTTNDCGDVTAYKMHDLIHDLSLLVVGREYAVVGEKEVNVGKKTRYLSYNIPLFSAATLSSYLLNGDKLRTFHVPRQPIHSSRDLVFSFGSLISLRCLRVLTLRALDITVIPKGIEELKHLRYIDLQGNANIQSLPSEITSLYNLQTLKLSNCSNLKELPADINKMMSLRHIELESCVSLTCMPPGLEQLTGLQTLTLFVLGHGSKLSLSELSGLNNLRGKLKIKGLNSLRGIAASVESAKVLLQKPHLQELELQWQWQCEEEPINFVTDPLFNRGFKTTIQQEEDGLKDEVILEGLQPHQSIKRLVINGFCGKKLPDWIGNLTELVVLEINNCDGLTSLPEGLRNLKSLQRLCIYSCSQLEESCARNHGDEWNKISHIPKVLILPLPPSLLKYIN; this is translated from the coding sequence ATGGATGCGTTTGCTGGAAAGATCATTGAAGGGATTGCTTCTCTGGCGGTTGAAGAGTTCAGATTCATATGGAATCTCAAAGCTGATCAAGAAAGAATGAAGAGGATCACCACTTCAATAAAAGCTGTTCTCTTGGATGCAGAAGCAAAAGCTACTAACAATCAAATTAGTAATTGGTTGGAGGAGCTGAAAGACGTACTATATGATGCAGATGACTTACTGGATGATTTCTCCACCGAGGCTTTGAGAAGCAAGACGATAAAAGAGATGAAAACTCTCTTCTCTTGGAAAAACAAAATGGCCTATGCTCATAAAATGGGCCGGAAAATGAAAGAAATCCGGAAGAGGCTAGATGATATTGCAAATGATAGGCACGTGCTGCAACTGAGAGATTGTTCGATTGAGCCTCCAGTTTCATACAGAGGACGAAGGCAAACATACTCTTTTGTGGGTGAAGATGAAGTCTTTGGGAGACAGAAGGAAAAATTGCTTATTAAAAGTTATCTACTGGGGAACAATTCTGTGACAAGTAACCTTTCAGTGATTCCCATTGTTGGGATTGGAGGATTAGGGAAAACAACTCTTGCTCAGCTAGTGTGTAATGATAAGGCCGTTCGGAACTATTTTGAGCTAATAATGTGGGTGTGTGTATCTGATGAATTTGACATAAGGCGAATAGCTCAAAAAATGATCGGACACAATAATAAGGATTGTGAGGTTGAGGAAGTTCAACAAGAACttaggaaaaaaattgaaaggaagAAGTATCTGCTTGTGTTGGATGATGTGTGGAGTGAGGATCGCGAGTTGTGGCTCCAACTGAACAGCTTACTGATGGAGGGAGAAAAAGGGAGTATGGTAATAGTAACAACACGCAATCAAAAAGTGGCAAAGATCATGGGCACAGAGCCACCCCTTTTCTTGAAGGGTATGGATGTAGAAACATCTTGGAAATTGTTCTGTCGGGTTGCTTTTGATAGGGAGAAAGAACCAAATGATTTGGAGCTGGTAGCAATTGGGAGGGACATTGTTAAAAAGTGTTCTGGGGTTCCACTTGCCATAAGGACTATTGGCAGCCTCTTGTATTCGCGAAACTTGGGCCGCAGTGATTGGATATATTTCAGGGATgttgagttttcaaaaattgatccACAGAAGGATGAAATCTTTGCAATTCTCAAACTGAGTTATGATCATCTTCCCTCCCCTTTGAAGAATTGTTTTTCCTATTGTTCACTATTTCCCAAAGGTTTCATGTTTGAAAAGAATACACTCATCCAGTTATGGGTTGCGGAAGGGTTCATTCGAACAACAGATGACATTCGCTCTGCAGAGGATATCGGCCATGAATACTTCATGAATTTGCTGTCAATGTCTCTGTTTGAAGCTGTCACTACCAATGACTGTGGTGATGTAACTGCATATAAAATGCATGATCTTATACATGATCTATCACTGCTTGTGGTTGGGAGAGAATATGCTGTTGTTGGTGAAAAAGAAGTAAATGTAGGAAAGAAAACACGTTATCTGTCATATAATATCCCATTGTTTTCTGCAGCTACATTATCATCTTATTTGCTCAATGGGGACAAGTTGAGGACATTTCATGTTCCTAGACAACCAATTCATTCAAGTAGAGACTtggttttttcttttggttcacTTATAAGCCTTAGATGCTTACGTGTGTTAACGCTTCGCGCGCTGGACATAACAGTAATTCCAAAAGGCATTGAAGAGTTGAAGCATTTGAGATACATTGATCTTCAAGGGAATGCCAATATTCAAAGCCTTCCATCAGAAATTACCAGCCTATATAACTTGCAGACTCTAAAACTTTCAAATTGTTCCAACCTCAAAGAATTGCCAGCAGATATCAACAAAATGATGAGTCTTCGGCATATTGAGTTGGAGTCTTGTGTGAGTTTGACATGTATGCCACCCGGGTTGGAACAGTTGACTGGCCTTCAAACACTAACACTTTTTGTGTTAGGCCATGGAAGCAAGCTTAGTTTAAGTGAGCTGAGTGGGCTAAACAATCTAAGAGGGAAGCTAAAAATTAAAGGGTTGAATTCACTCCGAGGCATCGCTGCGAGTGTTGAGTCTGCAAAGGTACTTCTTCAGAAGCCACATCTTCAAGAATTGGAATTGCAGTGGCAGTGGCAATGTGAAGAGGAGCCTATAAATTTCGTGACGGATCCTCTTTTCAACAGAGGTTTCAAAACAACCAtacaacaagaagaagatggtTTGAAAGATGAGGTGATTTTAGAAGGCTTGCAGCCACATCAATCAATTAAAAGACTAGTAATAAACGGATTTTGTGGCAAGAAACTACCAGATTGGATAGGGAACCTCACAGAACTCGTGGTTCTTGAAATCAACAATTGTGATGGTTTGACATCGCTACCTGAAGGACTGCGTAACCTCAAATCATTACAGAGACTCTGCATTTATTCTTGCTCACAGTTGGAGGAAAGCTGTGCACGAAATCACGGTGACGAGTGGAATAAAATTTCTCACATTCCAAAAGTTCTGATCTTACCCTTACCACCTTCTCTACTCAAGTATATAAATTGA